In a genomic window of Amphiprion ocellaris isolate individual 3 ecotype Okinawa chromosome 11, ASM2253959v1, whole genome shotgun sequence:
- the LOC111570576 gene encoding cytochrome c oxidase copper chaperone, producing the protein MSSLSAASVESPPAAESTEQKKPLRPCCACPETKKVRDACIIEKGEENCTALIEAHKDCMRALGFKI; encoded by the exons ATGTCGTCACTTTCTGCAGCCAGCGTGGAGTCGCCTCCTGCAGCTGAAAGCACGGAGCAGAAGAAGCCGCTGAGGCCCTGCTGCGCCTGTCCAGAAACCAAGAAAGTCCGGGATGCTTG CATCATTGAGAAAGGCGAGGAAAACTGCACAGCGCTGATCGAGGCCCATAAAGATTGCATGAGGGCGCTCGGGTTCAAGATTTAA